CGCTTGCACCCGATACACTTGCGTTTGAGTGGTGATGTACCGTTCCAGCGTGCGGCAAGTGGCGGCATCCAAGTTGGCCTCGGAAATCAACCACGACGGCGAACTGTAAACCGGATCAGTCGATTCAGTCGAATTCGGCTGCGGACGCTTGTCAATCAAGGACTGAACCTTGGTTTCGTCCAAACCCGGCAGCGCGGCGAGCACGGTTTTGCTGACCGTATTGATGTTGATGCGACCGGGCAGCTCGGTGTCTTGCCGCGTCGTGGCAAAATCAAACAGTTTCGGCATCGTCTCACGAAGCGAATCGGCATTTTTGCTCGACAGCGGCGAATTGAACACGGTCGATGGCGCATTCCGCTGGCCGGGCACCACCACCATCGAATCGACCAGATCGAATAGCGACGAAATCGAGACCTTTGCCTGCGGATTCCCCCCAATCAGCGATTTGACCGTGGAGGCGGCTTCGCTGCTACTGCCTTGCCGCGTTTGGCCGGAAGGCATCGTCGTCGTACCACCGTAGAGACGATAGAGCAAAATGTAGTTGGCCAACTCCGCGCCAACCGCCGTCTCCAGCTTGGTTTGCAGATCGCTGAACGCGGAATCATTGAGGAAAATGCGGGCCGTTCCATCGCTGGCAATGTTCTGCTCGCGGCTGTAAATCGTCAGGTACGGCAGCCAACCGCGATCGAGAATCCCCGTGGAATCCTCCCCAGAATCGAGTCGGCCGTTGCGGTTGCGATCATTGCCGAACAACAGCGACGGCGTGACATTGCGAACATAGAGCAATTCTTCCAACGAATCGAGCGGCCCATTCTTCGCACGATACGACGGCGAGCCACCCGCGTAGCTGGTGCTTTCCGCGCCACCGGTGCGAGGTTCCTCGTCGGTATCGATCCAATCGAGAATCGAATTCGCCGCCTCTTCGCTCATATTGGGCAACTTCAGCAGCAGATTCTTGCCCACTTCGCCGGAGCTATCCACCGCCAGCAGCGTATTCAGATTGATCCGCGCGGCTTCGTCGGTAACCCCGTAGCGGTACGAGGTTGTGCCCGAAAAATCGTCGGTATCGTTGACCGCAATCAGCGTGAACCGCCCTTGCAATCGCGGCACACTATTGGAGACAACGATCACATCTTTGAATGCACTTTCGTTATCAAACGGATTCCCGCCGGCGACACTTTGCAGCGATTCCGAATCGGCTAGAATCGCCGCCGCGTAGTGGATGCCGGATTCCGCCAGCGCTCGCGCTTGAGCGATGCGGACAATCCGATTCGCCGCCCGCGTCTCGGCAGTCATCAATTCCGAAAATTGGTACGCCGCCAACGACAACAGCACCACAACGACCAACACGGCGACCAGGACAAATCCCGATTGTCGCGGAGCCGATTGTCGCCGAGATTGCACAAGCGATCGTCTCATGGTGTAGTCCCCGTTCCGCTGCCGCCCGTTCCGCTGCTCCCTTCGGTCGTGCCGCTTCCGCTTTCGGAGGCTGCGGGTGCGGCGGTGCCGGGCGCGGTGGGCAGCACAATCACATGTCGAATCGTTTTCGTGGTCGGTGTCGCGGTGGCGCTTAAGGGACTTGACGGAAATTGAAACGTCAACGTCACGGCAATGGCTCGCGGCGGTCCCATGGGCGTCACGCCATCGTCCCCCGGAGTGCTACCATCCCACGAATCGACCCAATCGGTCCCGTCGTAATATTCAAAGCTGGCACTCGTCACTTCCGGTGCCATAATGCGATCCAATTCCGATGCAAAATCCGGATCGAAATTATTCCGCAGCGATTCCGAAGTCAGCCAGACTTCTTCCTGCCGAGCCAATCCCCCCTCGGCCGCGCTCGTGAGCCAGTAGGAAACTCGCCGCACATCGCCGGGCAGGGCCGCATCCGGATTATCGGGATTGCCGCTTTCGAGATTCGGCACCCGACTCACGAACACCGTCACATAGCTGCTATCACCGACTAACCCCACCGCGAACGGAAGATCACCACCCGCCGTGCCGGTATCGGTCAGCGCCATCAGCGCCGCAGCCGCAGCATCGGTCGAACTCGAATCACCGCTACTTTCGCTACTACCGGAAGCAGCGGCGGCAATCGGCGTCAGACAGGCACTTAAATCCGAGGTGATTCGCTGGGTGACATTGCGAATCAGCGTGGCTTGTTCCACGCGATCCCGCCCTTCGCGCACCTGGCGAAACTGAATATCCATGGCGAAATAAAGTCCCGCCATCAGCAATGCGGCAATTGCGCTGGCGAGCAGCACTTCCAAAAGCGTGAACCCGCTTCGCATCGCGGGTGAATTTGCTGGGCGTCGCATCCGATGTCCTCACCGATACTTACGGTGCCGTGGTACCCGATTCGGAACTGGAAGAACTACTCGAACCAATGCCACCCCGAACCGAGGGATCGAGGACCAACTGCGTCAGGGGGACTTCGACCGTGGTACCCCCCGGACGCGGCCGCTTCGCCGTCACGGTCACTTTCCAAAGATTGGCCACCGATTGCTGTTCGCAATCGATCGAATAGGTCCAAGGCGATTCATCTTCCACGCTGGAATCGGTGACGGTTTCCAACGGCAGAATTCCCGCAACCACTTGGGCCAATGTCGATTGCGCGATTCGGATCCCATCCGACTGATAGCTGATTTCGCGGGCCGAATCGGAACTCAAATTGATGAGCTGCCCCACGGCAATGAACGCGAACAGGAAGATCGACAAGGCCACAATGACTTCAATGAGCGAAAGTCCCGCTCGGCGAATCGTTCGATTGTGGAGAGGATTCGATTTCATGGGCCACCTCGGGACATGGGCAGCACTTGTGTGCTCACCGAGCCGGTCAAGCCTCGCAGCCGAATTTTCACGCGCGGCTGACTGGGCATGCTGATGATGACTTCGACATCTTCCCGACAGGTACCATCCGGTTGAAAGGTCGCCACTCGGGTCCAACTGCCGCCATCGGGCACTGGGGTCGCCGTGGTGCCGCTGGTATCGGGCAACGCGCCGGCGGTCGTGGTGGTAAGCCCGCCATTTTCGACATCGAACACGACGCGATCCGGCAGTTTGCCTTCGCGGGTCACCAGGGTAATTCCCTCGGCGGTGGTGCTGACCGAGTCGCCGGTGCCGCCTGAGCCATCCCACGATTCCGGGGTATCGGGTGCAATGCGATAGCGTCCTTCTTCGGGAATAATGCCAAATCGGTAGCTGATTCCCGCATCCAAGGCGGCGGCGCGAGCCTCGGCCCAGGCCGCGCGAATTTGATCCGATGCCGCCGTGACACGCACATTCCCGTACATGGCTTCCATGGATGGAAGGACCAGCACTGCCAGGATCAGCAGCAAGGCCACCACCAACGTGACTTCCAGCAAGGTAAATGCGCGACGAGGCGAGCGAGAAGATTGTCGAATCCGGGTGGATTGCATGGCCGATTCTCGGCAGGAAAGAGAAAATCACACCCAAAACAAACAATCCGAATTCCCCGCATTTTGGTGCTGCGGTCGGGAATTCGGATTGTCGGAACGATTACCAATTCCCAATCATGCCCGATGGATCATTCGGATTCGGTCCAGTGGACCAAATATCCGGTTGTCCTTTGGCAGCATTGTTCTGGCCTTCGCGGTTGTACTGATACGGGCGATTCCACGGGTCGAGCAGCGCCTTTTGTTCCAAGTACGGCCGACCGCCATCCGACGGCGCCACCAACTCGGCGAGTGTTTCCGGCAGTTCATCGCCGTGCGAGCTGGCATAGCTCATGGCGGCGGCGGTCAATGCCTTCAGTTGCGTGCCCGCCAGTTTGCGGTATTGGTCTTCTTGCACGCGCAGGAAGATCACCCCGCCGACACCGGCCAACACGACCAGAATGGCCACCACCACCAGCACTTCCATCAGGGTGAAGGCAGCACGTCGATTCGAGCGACGAATCGATTGATTCATGATACGCATGGATCCCATCCTCATGATTCTGCCAGCGAATGGCCTTGTTTCTCTCATTTACCCAGTCGCCCAATTAAGGCTTCGTGAGAACTGCCTTAATTTTGCAGCGATTTTGCGCTGGGATTAGCCAACTGCGCTGGACATCTTGAACACTGGCAACAACAACCCCGCCACCACCAACAAGGTGACAGCGGCCATCACCAACAACATCACGGGCTCTAACAATCGAACAAACAGCTCCAAGTTGCGGCTGGTCCGCTTCTCCAAACTGTCTGCGATATTGATGAGCACCGTTTCCAAGCTATTCGATTCTTCCGCGATTGTCACCATCTCCACCACATCGCGGGGGAAGTACGGGCACGCCCCCAACGGCTTGGCCAGGGAGTTCCCGGCGGTGATATTCTCCGCCGATTGCTCAATCGCCAGAGACAGCACCTTGTTCCCGGTGGAGTCTTTGGCGATCTTCAGTGCCGCCAAAATCGGGATGCCGTTGTGCAGCAGCGTCCCAAGAATCCGCGTGAATCGGGACAACGACAGGCTGAGATAAATTTTGCCCGCGCCGGGAATCTTCAGCCGAGCGCGATCAGTGATCATCCGCCCCGATTCCGTCTTGGCCCACCGGCGAAACGCCTGGAACGCGCCAAACGCCAGCAGCACCAACCACCACCCGTGATTTTGCAGAAAGTGGCTGGTGGCCAGCAGATATTCCGTCAGGCTGGGCAGTTCGTTCTTCTCGGCCAATCGCGCGAAAATCGGCTCGAATCGCGGCACGAAGAAGATCACCAGCACGTTCAACACCACGAACCCAACCACCGCCAGGAACACCGGATACGCCAGCGCACCGATGACCTTTGACTTCAAATCTTCCTGCTGTTCGGTAAACACGGCGATGCGCTTCAGCACATCTTCCAGGAAGCCGCCTTCCATCCCCGCGCGAACCATGCTAACGGCGAGTTCATCGAAGGCGTTGGGGAACTCGGCCATTGCATCGGCGATGTTTTGACCATCGGCGACTTTCTGCCGCACTTCCCGAATCACTTCGGTCAGCACCGCATTTTGCGACTGTCGTTCGATCAATTCGAGCGAGCGCAGCAACGGCACGCCGGAGTGCAGCAGATCCGCCAACTGAGAAAAGAACGTCGCAACCACACGCCCTTTGAGCTTCTTGTTCGATTTCCGGGCGGATGCCGACTTTTGCTCGGTCAGCTTCAGCGGCATCAATCCGCGGCCATCGAGGATCACCATGGCTTCGCGTTCGTTCACCGCCGTCACCACGCCGGTGGCGCGGGTTCCGGTGGCCGACATCGCTTCGTAGGAAAAATCTGGCATCGCAATTCCTCACCGCGAACGTGTCGCTTAGCTCAAATCGCCCGCCGTCACCCGGCCCACTTCTTCCACGGTTGTCTGACCGGTTAGCACCTTGCGCCAGCCATCTTGCCGCAGCGTAATCAGCCCCATCCGCATTGCTTCCATGCGAATGGCCCCGGCATTTACGCGCTGCACCACCAATTCCTTGATGACATCGTTGCTGACCAGCAGTTCGTGAATCCCGGTTCGGCCCCGATACCCCGATTGGCGACAGGCCCGACAGCCCGCCCCCTTCCACAGTTTGATCGTCCCCGGATCTTTGGCACCGGGAAAATCAACGGGCAAATCGTTGGTTTCGTGGTGATATTCGGTCTTACAATCGCGGCAGATCGTCCGCACCAGCCGCTGGGCCATAATCCCTTCCACGGTACTGGCCACCAGAAACGGCTCGATGCCCATATCGATCAACCGGGTAAACGCACTCGGCGAATCGTTCGTATGCAGCGTGCTGAACACCAAGTGCCCGGTCAGCGATGCCTGAATCGCCGATTGGGCCGTCTCCATGTCCCGCATTTCCCCGATGAGGATCACATCCGGGTCGTGCCGCAAAATACTTCGCAGCGAGGCGGCAAACGTCAGACCAATCTTCGAATGCACTTGAATCTGGCTAATCCCCGGCTGTTGATATTCAACCGGGTCTTCGACCGTAATAATCTTCGTCGCTTCGTCTTTAATTTCATTCAGTGCGCTATACAGAGTCGTCGATTTTCCCGATCCAGTCGGACCGGTGACCAGCACAATCCCGTGCGGGCGATCAATGAGCACTTTGAACGTCTGATAAATGTCGGACATCATGCCGACACTGCTCAGATTAAAGACCATGCGGCCCTTATCCAAGAGTCGCATGACGATCCCTTCGCCGTGGATCATCGGAATAATCGAGACGCGGACATCGACTTCCCGACCGCTGACTCGCATCTTGATCCGACCATCTTGCGGAAGCCGCTTCTCGGCGATGTTCAGCCGCGACATAATTTTGATGCGGCTGATGATCGCGTTCTGAAACCGCATGATCCCTTCAGGGAGCTTCTGAGATTGTAAGATGCCGTCGATGCGATACCGAATGCGCAAACCCGTCTCTTCGGGCTCAATATGAATATCGCTTGCCCGTTCGTTGATCGCTTCCAGCAGAATTTCGTTCACCAGTTTGACGACGGAGGCTTCCTGGGCCTGCTTCGCCAATTCGCTGTCGTCGGCCTCGACATCTTCGAGCAGTTCGACGCCTTCTTTTTCTTGCACGAGCGCGGAAACGGTTTCGCCGCCGACGCCGAAGTGAGTCTTGATGAGCCGAGCGATTTCGCGGGGGCTGGCCAGCACCGGGTAGATTTGCAGCCCGGTGAGTGTCTGAAGCTCGTCTAACGCATTGACATCATACGGATCGCCGGTAGCAACGGTGAGCGTGCCGTTCTCTCGGGCGAGTGGCATTAACCCCCGGCGGTGAACCAACTTATGTGGCATCGATGCCAGCGCCTGCGGAGAGACTTCCACCTGGGTGAGATCGACCCATTCCAGGCCGAACTCTTCGGCGAGCATGTTCATCATCGGTTCTTCGCGGACGAAGCCCCGCTCGACGAGGATTTCCAACGGGGAGCGATTGCCCGCCGTGGAGAGTGCCTCGACCGCACGCGGAACGTCCACGTCGGAAATGAGATTCTTCTCGCGCAATTGATCCAGCAGTGACATCTCACCCTCGCGCTTGCGTCCGACAAGTCAAAACCGTCTCCCAGATTAACCCCCTCGCCAGTCGGGGGTAACGCCGAACCCCCGGCGAGTGGGAAATTGGCAACGCAGGTAAGGTAGGAAAATCCGCAAGGCTGGAGTATCCCGGAAGCCATTGCGGGGAATGGCTTCCGCAATGGTCACGAATTATCGCTCGCACGTCCCGGTATCGCAATTGTCGCGTTTGCGTTTGGGCAACAGCGGGCGGATGCGAGCAAACACGGCATAGCCCAGTTTCGCCAGATGCCGAATGCCCCACGTCCCCACCAGCGGGGCCAACCAGCGCATCCCCGGCACATGCGGCCAGAGCTTCAGGAACGAATCAACCCCTTTGAACACCTTCCCCGATGCATCGACGACATGTAAATGACGATGCACCTGCACCGGATCTAACCCGAAAGCCGCCGCATCGAAGGTTGGCTCGGAAATATCCACATAGCCAATCGACCCATCGCGCACGACTTTGCGATAGTGATTGATTTCTCGCGAGCAAAGCGGACAAAGTCCGTCATAAAAAACCGTCACCTGCGGTTGAGTCCCCACGTTCGCGGAGGAACTCGCCGCATCGGCTTGTGATTCCATCATGGTCGCCATGGCAAATCTCCCGATCCGGTTCCGCACCAATTCGCGCGGTCCAGACATAATGGATGATAGATGGATGCCGACTCGAAAAGCGAATTCCGCATCGCGGAACACCCGTTTTCCCGCGATCACCCGGATTCCGAAGATTTCTCGGATGAACGATCGGCTTTGTGGCCTTCCCAAACGGGTAGAGCCGCTAAAATGCTAGCAGTGTCGGCGGTAGACCTCTATCTTCGACCGTGCCTCCCAGGGACTCGCAACGATGAGCAAGCCAACCGGATCGAAATGTCAATCGCCCGCCCCTGCGGCCGCCGCCCCGGCATCGCCCCGCTCGGGTCGCTTATCGCTGAACATGTGGCACGAGCAATTCGCCGCACCGTTTGCCCCCATCAATGCCCAGGAAATGCGGGACCGTGGCTGGGATTATGTCGACATCGTATTCGTCACTGGTGATGGATATATCGATCATCCCAGCTTCGCCATGGCGATTCTGCACCGCAGTCTGGAGGCGGCGGGATTCCGCGTGGCGATTCTCAGCCAGCCCGATTGGAAAAGCTGCGAACCCTGGCGGCAATTTGGCAAACCGCGGCTGTTCTTCGCCATCAGCGCGGGCAATATGGATTCGCTCATCAATCATTACACCGCGAATAAGAAAGTTCGCAATGATGATGCGTATTCCCCCGGCGGCCGCATCGGCTTGCGACCGGATCGCGCGACGCTGCCGTATTGCCAGCGAGCCCGCGAAGCCTTTCCAGGGGTGCCCGTGATTGCCGGCGGAGTCGAGGCATCGCTGCGTCGATTGGCCCATTACGATTATTGGAGCGATTCCGTTCGGCGGTCGATTCTGTTGGATTCCAAGGCGGATTTAGTGGTCTATGGCATGGGCGAAACCAATATCGTCACGATTGCCAAACGACTCGCCGCCGGTCAGACCGTCAAAGATCTGCGGGATCTGCGCGGCGTCGCCTTTGCCCTGGGCGCGAGCGAATCCCCCGCCCCGGAAGTTGCCGCCGAGGAACTGCCCAAGATTCTGCCGGTTGTCCCCCCCGCTCCGCCGAGTCACGATCCAACCGGCAAACGACCGCCGTATCTGGTGATCCCCAGTTTCGAGAGCGTCAAAGCCGACAAAGCCGCCTTCGTGGAAATGACGCGGCTGATCCATCACAACACCAATCCGTTCAATGCCGCCGCGCTCGTGCAATATCACGATCGTCAAGCGATTGTCGCCAATCCGCCGGG
This DNA window, taken from Tuwongella immobilis, encodes the following:
- a CDS encoding type II secretion system protein GspK — protein: MRRSLVQSRRQSAPRQSGFVLVAVLVVVVLLSLAAYQFSELMTAETRAANRIVRIAQARALAESGIHYAAAILADSESLQSVAGGNPFDNESAFKDVIVVSNSVPRLQGRFTLIAVNDTDDFSGTTSYRYGVTDEAARINLNTLLAVDSSGEVGKNLLLKLPNMSEEAANSILDWIDTDEEPRTGGAESTSYAGGSPSYRAKNGPLDSLEELLYVRNVTPSLLFGNDRNRNGRLDSGEDSTGILDRGWLPYLTIYSREQNIASDGTARIFLNDSAFSDLQTKLETAVGAELANYILLYRLYGGTTTMPSGQTRQGSSSEAASTVKSLIGGNPQAKVSISSLFDLVDSMVVVPGQRNAPSTVFNSPLSSKNADSLRETMPKLFDFATTRQDTELPGRININTVSKTVLAALPGLDETKVQSLIDKRPQPNSTESTDPVYSSPSWLISEANLDAATCRTLERYITTQTQVYRVQAVGTFDSGGPSARIEAVIDTNQGYPRIVSWRDLSELGKGFELSSSN
- a CDS encoding prepilin-type N-terminal cleavage/methylation domain-containing protein, giving the protein MRRPANSPAMRSGFTLLEVLLASAIAALLMAGLYFAMDIQFRQVREGRDRVEQATLIRNVTQRITSDLSACLTPIAAAASGSSESSGDSSSTDAAAAALMALTDTGTAGGDLPFAVGLVGDSSYVTVFVSRVPNLESGNPDNPDAALPGDVRRVSYWLTSAAEGGLARQEEVWLTSESLRNNFDPDFASELDRIMAPEVTSASFEYYDGTDWVDSWDGSTPGDDGVTPMGPPRAIAVTLTFQFPSSPLSATATPTTKTIRHVIVLPTAPGTAAPAASESGSGTTEGSSGTGGSGTGTTP
- a CDS encoding type IV pilus modification PilV family protein; its protein translation is MKSNPLHNRTIRRAGLSLIEVIVALSIFLFAFIAVGQLINLSSDSAREISYQSDGIRIAQSTLAQVVAGILPLETVTDSSVEDESPWTYSIDCEQQSVANLWKVTVTAKRPRPGGTTVEVPLTQLVLDPSVRGGIGSSSSSSSESGTTAP
- a CDS encoding prepilin-type N-terminal cleavage/methylation domain-containing protein, whose product is MQSTRIRQSSRSPRRAFTLLEVTLVVALLLILAVLVLPSMEAMYGNVRVTAASDQIRAAWAEARAAALDAGISYRFGIIPEEGRYRIAPDTPESWDGSGGTGDSVSTTAEGITLVTREGKLPDRVVFDVENGGLTTTTAGALPDTSGTTATPVPDGGSWTRVATFQPDGTCREDVEVIISMPSQPRVKIRLRGLTGSVSTQVLPMSRGGP
- a CDS encoding type II secretion system protein GspG, whose protein sequence is MRIMNQSIRRSNRRAAFTLMEVLVVVAILVVLAGVGGVIFLRVQEDQYRKLAGTQLKALTAAAMSYASSHGDELPETLAELVAPSDGGRPYLEQKALLDPWNRPYQYNREGQNNAAKGQPDIWSTGPNPNDPSGMIGNW
- a CDS encoding type II secretion system F family protein, with the translated sequence MPDFSYEAMSATGTRATGVVTAVNEREAMVILDGRGLMPLKLTEQKSASARKSNKKLKGRVVATFFSQLADLLHSGVPLLRSLELIERQSQNAVLTEVIREVRQKVADGQNIADAMAEFPNAFDELAVSMVRAGMEGGFLEDVLKRIAVFTEQQEDLKSKVIGALAYPVFLAVVGFVVLNVLVIFFVPRFEPIFARLAEKNELPSLTEYLLATSHFLQNHGWWLVLLAFGAFQAFRRWAKTESGRMITDRARLKIPGAGKIYLSLSLSRFTRILGTLLHNGIPILAALKIAKDSTGNKVLSLAIEQSAENITAGNSLAKPLGACPYFPRDVVEMVTIAEESNSLETVLINIADSLEKRTSRNLELFVRLLEPVMLLVMAAVTLLVVAGLLLPVFKMSSAVG
- a CDS encoding GspE/PulE family protein; the encoded protein is MSLLDQLREKNLISDVDVPRAVEALSTAGNRSPLEILVERGFVREEPMMNMLAEEFGLEWVDLTQVEVSPQALASMPHKLVHRRGLMPLARENGTLTVATGDPYDVNALDELQTLTGLQIYPVLASPREIARLIKTHFGVGGETVSALVQEKEGVELLEDVEADDSELAKQAQEASVVKLVNEILLEAINERASDIHIEPEETGLRIRYRIDGILQSQKLPEGIMRFQNAIISRIKIMSRLNIAEKRLPQDGRIKMRVSGREVDVRVSIIPMIHGEGIVMRLLDKGRMVFNLSSVGMMSDIYQTFKVLIDRPHGIVLVTGPTGSGKSTTLYSALNEIKDEATKIITVEDPVEYQQPGISQIQVHSKIGLTFAASLRSILRHDPDVILIGEMRDMETAQSAIQASLTGHLVFSTLHTNDSPSAFTRLIDMGIEPFLVASTVEGIMAQRLVRTICRDCKTEYHHETNDLPVDFPGAKDPGTIKLWKGAGCRACRQSGYRGRTGIHELLVSNDVIKELVVQRVNAGAIRMEAMRMGLITLRQDGWRKVLTGQTTVEEVGRVTAGDLS
- a CDS encoding thiol-disulfide oxidoreductase DCC family protein yields the protein MATMMESQADAASSSANVGTQPQVTVFYDGLCPLCSREINHYRKVVRDGSIGYVDISEPTFDAAAFGLDPVQVHRHLHVVDASGKVFKGVDSFLKLWPHVPGMRWLAPLVGTWGIRHLAKLGYAVFARIRPLLPKRKRDNCDTGTCER